A window of the Acidovorax sp. YS12 genome harbors these coding sequences:
- a CDS encoding chalcone isomerase family protein gives MKFLRHCVVLAGAALLACGGAMAQTTLADVKYEEAASVQGKPLLLNGAGIRYKAVFKVYTAGLYLEKKAQTPQDIQALKGPKRMRIVMLREIDSAELGKLFSRGMEDNMDRAAFSKLVPGVMRMSQIFSEHKKLLPGEEFMIDWIPGTGTVLTVKGQVQGEPFKEPEFFNALMGIWLGPQPADWKLKDALLGKAS, from the coding sequence ATGAAATTCCTTCGGCATTGCGTCGTTCTCGCGGGGGCCGCCTTGCTGGCCTGTGGCGGTGCCATGGCACAGACCACCCTGGCCGACGTGAAGTACGAGGAGGCGGCCAGCGTGCAGGGCAAGCCTCTGCTGCTCAATGGCGCCGGCATCCGCTACAAGGCGGTGTTCAAGGTCTACACGGCGGGTCTGTACTTGGAGAAGAAGGCGCAGACGCCGCAGGACATCCAGGCCCTCAAGGGCCCCAAGCGCATGCGCATCGTGATGCTGCGCGAGATCGATTCGGCGGAACTGGGCAAGCTGTTCTCGCGCGGCATGGAGGACAACATGGACCGCGCCGCGTTCTCCAAGCTCGTGCCCGGCGTCATGCGCATGAGCCAGATCTTCTCCGAGCACAAGAAGCTGCTGCCGGGCGAGGAATTCATGATCGACTGGATTCCCGGCACCGGCACCGTGCTCACCGTCAAGGGCCAGGTGCAGGGCGAGCCGTTCAAGGAGCCCGAATTCTTCAACGCCCTGATGGGCATCTGGCTGGGCCCGCAGCCCGCCGACTGGAAGCTCAAGGACGCCCTGCTGGGCAAGGCCTCCTGA
- a CDS encoding cache domain-containing protein, which yields MQWLYRLSVTRRLAALVTLTLLSMMALLASMMVSERSLLLDERAANVRQVVETVHGIAVHYHALAAKGEMSDAEAQQRAMEAMRPLRYSGNEYFWVNDMVPRMLMHPIRPELQGQDLSGNKDPSGKLLFVEFVNIVKRQGEGFISYLWPKPGSDKPVEKVSYVKGFAPWGWVIGSGVYTDTVQATFLQRLAQAGGITALLALLLLAVSWMIAHSIFRQLGAEPAQLNAITHRIANGDLTVDIPPTRDSNSVTHGIRAMRDSVAHIVRDVRQGAEGVATASSEIAQGNHDLSGRTESQASALQQTAASMEQLGSTVRQNSDSAQQANQLALSATQVAEQAGGVVGQVVHTMRDIDASSHKIADIIGVIDGIAFQTNILALNAAVEAARAGEQGRGFAVVAGEVRLLAGRSAEAAKEIKTLISDSVARVEQGSALADKAGTTMTEVVSAIRRVTDIMGEISAASREQSTGVAQVGEAITQMDQATQQNAALVEEMAAAASGLKTQALQLVNTVATFRTGAQGAAAPAPQNASRTAQAMPAARQPAPAPAPRPAPAPAVRASAKAPTAPKAALAPPPAQPAAAASDEWESF from the coding sequence ATGCAATGGCTCTACCGACTCAGCGTGACGCGCCGCCTGGCCGCGCTGGTGACGCTGACCCTGCTGTCCATGATGGCGCTGCTGGCCAGCATGATGGTTTCGGAACGCAGTCTCCTGCTCGATGAGCGCGCCGCCAACGTGCGCCAGGTGGTGGAGACGGTGCACGGCATCGCCGTGCACTACCACGCCCTGGCGGCCAAGGGCGAGATGAGCGACGCCGAGGCGCAGCAGCGCGCCATGGAGGCCATGCGCCCGCTGCGCTACAGCGGCAACGAGTACTTCTGGGTCAACGACATGGTGCCGCGCATGCTCATGCACCCGATCCGCCCCGAGCTGCAGGGGCAGGACCTGAGCGGCAACAAGGACCCCTCGGGCAAGCTGCTGTTCGTGGAGTTCGTGAACATCGTCAAGCGGCAGGGCGAGGGCTTCATCAGCTACCTGTGGCCCAAGCCCGGCAGCGACAAGCCGGTGGAGAAGGTCTCCTACGTCAAGGGCTTCGCGCCCTGGGGCTGGGTCATCGGCTCGGGCGTGTACACGGACACGGTGCAGGCCACCTTCCTGCAGCGGCTGGCGCAGGCCGGCGGCATCACCGCGCTGCTGGCGCTGCTGCTGCTGGCCGTGAGCTGGATGATCGCGCACAGCATCTTCCGCCAGCTCGGCGCCGAGCCCGCGCAACTCAACGCCATCACGCACCGCATCGCCAACGGCGACCTCACCGTCGACATTCCGCCGACGCGCGACAGCAACAGCGTGACCCACGGCATCCGCGCCATGCGCGACAGCGTGGCGCACATCGTGCGCGACGTGCGCCAGGGCGCCGAGGGCGTGGCCACCGCCAGCAGCGAGATCGCCCAGGGCAACCACGACCTCTCCGGGCGCACCGAGAGCCAGGCCAGCGCGCTGCAGCAGACCGCCGCCTCCATGGAGCAGCTCGGCTCCACCGTGCGCCAGAATTCCGACAGCGCCCAGCAGGCCAACCAGCTCGCGCTCAGCGCCACGCAGGTGGCCGAGCAGGCGGGCGGCGTGGTCGGCCAGGTGGTGCACACCATGCGCGACATCGACGCCAGCAGCCACAAGATCGCCGACATCATCGGCGTGATCGACGGCATCGCCTTCCAGACCAACATCCTGGCGCTCAATGCCGCCGTCGAGGCCGCGCGTGCCGGCGAGCAGGGCCGCGGCTTCGCCGTGGTGGCAGGCGAGGTGCGCCTGCTCGCGGGCCGCAGCGCCGAGGCGGCCAAGGAGATCAAGACCCTGATTTCCGACAGCGTGGCGCGCGTGGAGCAGGGCAGCGCCCTGGCCGACAAGGCCGGCACGACCATGACCGAGGTGGTCAGCGCCATCCGCCGCGTGACCGACATCATGGGCGAGATCAGCGCCGCCAGCCGCGAGCAGAGCACGGGCGTGGCGCAGGTGGGCGAAGCCATCACGCAGATGGACCAGGCCACGCAGCAGAACGCCGCGCTGGTCGAGGAAATGGCCGCCGCGGCGAGCGGCCTCAAGACGCAGGCCCTGCAGCTGGTGAACACCGTGGCCACCTTCCGCACCGGCGCGCAGGGCGCCGCCGCGCCCGCGCCGCAAAACGCATCGCGAACCGCGCAAGCCATGCCGGCCGCGCGCCAGCCCGCGCCCGCGCCAGCGCCCCGCCCCGCCCCGGCACCTGCCGTGCGTGCCAGCGCCAAGGCGCCCACGGCCCCCAAGGCCGCCCTGGCGCCGCCGCCGGCCCAGCCCGCCGCAGCTGCCAGCGACGAATGGGAGAGCTTCTAA
- a CDS encoding AMP nucleosidase, with product MALTTTFTAPTQHSDPAEALAQIQRIYQQQIEHLRGAMQRFVQGETPAQPVRAFYPCVRVHTSTVARAATALAYGFVEGPGHYETTLTRPDLFASYYLEQLRLLRANHGVTLEVGTSNQPIPIHFSFAEHDHVEGQLTPERRMLMRDLFDLPDLSAMDDGIANGTWCAQPGQAQPLSLFTAPRVDYSLHRLRHYTGTLPEWFQNFVLFTNYQFYIDEFVRLGHAEMARPGSEYVAFVEPGNVVTRRTGLAAEPGDALGAPPPRLPQMPAYHLVRADGSGITMVNIGVGPANAKTITDHIAVLRPHAWLMLGHCAGLRNSQQLGDYVLAHAYVREDHVLDEELPLWVPIPALAEIQQALQQAVADVSRVAEADLKRIMRTGTVASTDNRNWELLPDNLPQRRFSQSRAVALDMESATIAANGFRFRVPYGTLLCVSDKPLHGEIKLPGMANHFYRERVQQHLLIGMRAIDILRDGGVQRLHSRKLRSFAEVAFQ from the coding sequence ATGGCCCTTACCACCACCTTCACCGCGCCCACCCAGCACAGCGACCCGGCCGAGGCGCTGGCGCAGATCCAGCGCATCTACCAGCAGCAGATCGAGCACCTGCGCGGCGCCATGCAGCGCTTCGTGCAGGGAGAGACACCCGCGCAGCCCGTGCGCGCCTTCTACCCCTGCGTGCGCGTGCACACCAGCACCGTGGCGCGCGCCGCCACCGCGCTGGCCTACGGCTTCGTCGAGGGGCCGGGCCACTACGAAACCACCCTCACGCGGCCCGACCTGTTCGCCTCCTACTACCTGGAGCAATTGCGCCTGCTGCGCGCCAACCATGGCGTGACGCTGGAAGTGGGCACCAGCAACCAGCCCATTCCTATCCACTTCTCGTTCGCCGAGCACGACCACGTCGAAGGCCAGCTCACGCCGGAGCGCCGCATGCTGATGCGCGACCTGTTCGACCTGCCGGACCTCTCGGCCATGGACGACGGCATCGCCAACGGCACCTGGTGCGCCCAGCCCGGCCAGGCGCAGCCGCTGTCGCTGTTCACCGCGCCGCGCGTGGACTATTCGCTGCACCGCCTGCGCCACTACACGGGCACGCTGCCCGAGTGGTTCCAGAACTTCGTGCTGTTCACCAACTACCAGTTCTACATCGACGAATTCGTGCGCCTGGGCCATGCCGAGATGGCGCGGCCCGGCAGCGAATACGTCGCCTTCGTCGAGCCCGGCAACGTGGTCACGCGCCGCACCGGCCTGGCCGCGGAGCCGGGCGACGCGCTGGGCGCGCCGCCGCCGCGCCTGCCGCAAATGCCCGCCTACCACCTGGTGCGCGCCGACGGCAGCGGCATCACCATGGTCAACATCGGCGTCGGCCCGGCCAACGCCAAGACCATCACCGACCACATTGCCGTGCTGCGCCCGCATGCCTGGCTGATGCTGGGCCACTGCGCGGGCCTGCGCAACAGCCAGCAGCTCGGCGACTACGTGCTGGCCCACGCCTACGTGCGCGAGGACCACGTGCTCGACGAGGAACTGCCGCTGTGGGTGCCGATTCCCGCACTGGCCGAGATCCAGCAGGCGCTGCAGCAGGCCGTGGCCGATGTGTCGCGGGTCGCGGAAGCCGACCTCAAGCGCATCATGCGCACCGGCACCGTGGCCAGCACCGACAACCGCAACTGGGAGCTGCTGCCCGACAACCTGCCCCAGCGCCGCTTCAGCCAGAGCCGGGCCGTGGCGCTGGACATGGAGAGCGCAACAATAGCGGCCAACGGCTTCCGCTTCCGCGTGCCCTACGGCACCCTGCTGTGCGTGAGCGACAAGCCGCTGCACGGCGAGATCAAGCTGCCCGGCATGGCCAACCATTTCTACCGCGAGCGCGTTCAACAACACCTGCTCATCGGCATGCGCGCCATCGACATCCTGCGCGACGGCGGCGTGCAGCGCCTGCACAGCCGCAAGCTGCGCAGTTTCGCGGAAGTGGCGTTCCAGTAA
- a CDS encoding EAL domain-containing protein, translating to MSLSSLHPLLPWPRTLRRKALWAAFLVALLAVGNVVTIQVLLRRSDNLAATVNMAGKMRMLGQRIGLEALAARERPEGQWPAAGERYAAFEATYAALRDGGSAHGMRVQPLDAQLHPTLQALHASWQRYRQAIDALRQAPLASGGAEVEQAVAAGNQLLERTETLLDQLVRFAEATHQRALYSSFALFALDVLLLALGYALLARRVLRPIHILTRQCREMAQGNYGTRVPFSGSDELGELARALDNSAAHIHQLLHDVAQERTALAQMQAMFNGLAENEVAGIYMLDENADIIYANEQLARMTGYPRETLAGGFALARLFPPEAYVEVQRRVQERLQGLVHSARYERTMLRADGTAFEIEIFGAVMAFQDRPAIIGMMMDITERKRAEASARRAALVYQHTTEAMVVTDAQGVVQDLNPAFSAVTGYAAHEVIGRRLNVLSSGRQDRAFYQALWASLRENGTWSGDICNRRKNGDEYIERLTISTSYNGDGSVNCHIGLFSDVTEQRRHEASIWHQAHYDHLTQLPNRQMFQQNLLHSMERARQSGKPFALVFLDLDYFKEVNDTFGHDEGDELLRQVARRLQSCVRSTDLVARLGGDEFTLILQDLSHAVDAHPICRKVLHAVAQPYELGSNTVHISVSAGLTFYPRDGHDGVDLLKHADLAMYAAKEKGRNQFCEFAPPMEQEAQNRRLLLRDLQQGLDGQEFELHYQPIVDMANGRIVKAEALIRWNQPLRGMVSPGDFIALAEESGLIVPLGDWVFQQAAQQVAQWRATLAPAFELSVNVSPVQLHASEQSVQDWIARLGALELPGTALVIEITERVLLEAGKEADAKLQALQKADIQLALDDFGTGYSSLSYLKRFDIDYIKIDRSFVSHLTRGSDDTVLCQAIIVMAHQLGIRVVAEGVETQEQHDILHEAGCDYGQGYWYCRPVPAGEFTERLRESLGRQPG from the coding sequence ATGAGCCTTTCCTCCCTGCACCCTCTGCTGCCCTGGCCGCGCACGCTCCGGCGCAAGGCGCTGTGGGCGGCTTTCCTGGTGGCCCTGCTGGCCGTCGGCAACGTCGTCACCATCCAGGTGCTGCTGCGCCGCTCCGACAACCTGGCGGCCACCGTCAACATGGCCGGCAAGATGCGCATGCTGGGCCAGCGCATCGGGCTGGAGGCGCTGGCCGCGCGCGAGCGCCCCGAAGGCCAGTGGCCCGCCGCCGGGGAACGCTATGCCGCATTCGAGGCCACCTACGCCGCGCTGCGCGACGGCGGCAGCGCCCATGGCATGCGGGTGCAGCCGCTCGACGCGCAACTGCACCCCACGCTGCAGGCCCTGCACGCGAGCTGGCAGCGCTACCGCCAGGCCATCGACGCGCTGCGCCAGGCCCCCCTGGCATCGGGCGGCGCCGAGGTCGAGCAGGCCGTGGCCGCGGGCAACCAGCTGCTCGAACGCACCGAGACCCTGCTCGACCAGCTGGTGCGCTTCGCCGAGGCCACGCACCAGCGCGCGCTGTACAGCAGCTTCGCGCTGTTCGCGCTCGACGTGCTGCTGCTCGCGCTGGGCTACGCACTGCTGGCGCGGCGCGTGCTGCGGCCCATCCACATCCTCACGCGCCAGTGCCGCGAAATGGCCCAGGGCAACTACGGCACGCGCGTGCCGTTCTCCGGCAGCGACGAGCTGGGCGAGCTGGCGCGGGCGCTGGACAACTCGGCCGCGCACATCCACCAGCTGCTGCACGACGTGGCCCAGGAGCGCACCGCCCTGGCGCAGATGCAGGCCATGTTCAACGGCCTGGCCGAGAACGAGGTGGCGGGCATCTACATGCTCGACGAGAACGCGGACATCATCTACGCCAACGAGCAGCTGGCGCGCATGACCGGCTACCCGCGCGAAACGCTGGCCGGCGGCTTCGCGCTGGCGCGCCTGTTCCCGCCCGAGGCCTACGTGGAGGTGCAGCGGCGCGTGCAGGAGCGCCTGCAGGGCCTGGTGCACAGCGCGCGCTACGAGCGCACCATGCTGCGCGCCGACGGCACGGCGTTCGAGATCGAGATCTTCGGCGCCGTCATGGCCTTCCAGGACCGCCCGGCCATCATCGGCATGATGATGGACATCACCGAGCGCAAGCGCGCCGAGGCCTCGGCGCGCCGCGCGGCGCTGGTCTACCAGCACACCACCGAGGCCATGGTGGTGACCGACGCCCAGGGCGTGGTGCAGGACCTGAACCCCGCGTTCTCCGCCGTCACCGGCTACGCGGCGCACGAGGTCATCGGCCGGCGCCTGAACGTGCTCAGCTCGGGCCGCCAGGACCGCGCCTTCTACCAGGCCCTGTGGGCCAGCCTGCGCGAGAACGGCACCTGGAGCGGCGACATCTGCAACCGGCGCAAGAACGGCGACGAATACATCGAACGCCTGACCATCAGCACCTCGTACAACGGGGACGGCAGCGTGAACTGCCACATCGGCCTGTTCTCCGACGTGACCGAGCAGCGCCGCCACGAGGCCTCGATCTGGCACCAGGCGCACTACGACCACCTGACCCAGCTGCCCAACCGGCAGATGTTCCAGCAGAACCTGCTGCACAGCATGGAGCGCGCGCGCCAGAGCGGCAAGCCGTTCGCGCTGGTGTTCCTGGACCTCGACTACTTCAAGGAAGTGAACGACACCTTCGGCCACGACGAGGGCGACGAGTTGCTGCGCCAGGTGGCGCGCCGCCTGCAGTCCTGCGTGCGCAGCACCGACCTGGTGGCGCGCCTGGGCGGCGACGAGTTCACGCTCATCCTGCAGGATCTGAGCCACGCCGTGGACGCGCACCCCATCTGCCGCAAGGTGCTGCACGCCGTGGCCCAGCCCTACGAGCTGGGCAGCAACACCGTGCACATCTCGGTCAGCGCCGGGCTCACCTTCTACCCGCGCGACGGCCACGACGGCGTGGACCTGCTCAAGCACGCCGACCTGGCCATGTACGCCGCCAAGGAAAAGGGCCGCAACCAGTTCTGCGAGTTCGCCCCGCCCATGGAGCAGGAGGCGCAGAACCGCCGCCTGCTGCTGCGCGACCTGCAGCAGGGGCTGGACGGGCAGGAATTCGAGCTGCACTACCAGCCCATCGTGGACATGGCCAACGGCCGCATCGTCAAGGCCGAGGCGCTGATCCGCTGGAACCAGCCGCTGCGCGGCATGGTCAGCCCGGGCGACTTCATCGCGCTGGCCGAGGAGTCGGGCCTGATCGTGCCGCTGGGCGACTGGGTGTTTCAGCAGGCGGCGCAGCAGGTGGCGCAGTGGCGCGCCACGCTCGCGCCCGCATTCGAGCTGAGCGTCAACGTCTCGCCCGTGCAGCTGCATGCGAGCGAGCAAAGCGTGCAGGACTGGATCGCACGCCTGGGCGCGCTGGAGCTGCCCGGCACCGCCCTGGTCATCGAGATCACCGAACGCGTGCTGCTGGAGGCCGGCAAGGAGGCCGACGCCAAGCTGCAGGCGCTGCAGAAGGCCGACATCCAGCTCGCGCTGGACGACTTCGGCACCGGCTACTCGTCGCTGTCGTACCTCAAGCGCTTCGACATCGACTACATCAAGATCGACCGCAGCTTCGTCAGCCACCTCACGCGCGGCTCGGACGACACCGTGCTGTGCCAGGCCATCATCGTCATGGCGCACCAGCTCGGCATCCGCGTGGTGGCCGAGGGCGTGGAAACGCAGGAGCAGCACGACATCCTGCACGAAGCCGGCTGCGACTACGGCCAGGGCTACTGGTACTGCCGGCCCGTGCCTGCCGGCGAGTTCACCGAAAGGCTGCGCGAGAGCCTGGGGCGGCAGCCCGGCTAA
- a CDS encoding aminodeoxychorismate/anthranilate synthase component II, with translation MKLLMIDNYDSFTFNIVQYFGELGAQVEVFRNDEITLEGIAARAPDRLVVSPGPCSPAEAGISVAAIQHFAGRLPILGVCLGHQSIGAAFGGKIIRAQQLMHGKTSVITTTQQGVFAGLPAQFTVNRYHSLAIERTSCPEVLEVTAWTEDGEIMGVRHKTLPIEGVQFHPESILTEHGHAMLKNFLDQK, from the coding sequence ATGAAGCTCTTGATGATTGACAACTACGACAGCTTCACCTTCAACATCGTCCAGTACTTCGGCGAGCTGGGCGCGCAGGTGGAGGTGTTCCGCAACGACGAGATCACGCTCGAAGGCATTGCCGCGCGCGCGCCCGACCGGCTGGTGGTCTCGCCCGGCCCGTGCTCGCCGGCCGAGGCGGGCATTTCGGTGGCCGCCATCCAGCACTTCGCGGGCAGGCTGCCGATTCTGGGCGTGTGCCTGGGGCACCAGAGCATTGGCGCGGCCTTCGGCGGCAAGATCATCCGGGCGCAGCAGCTCATGCATGGCAAGACCAGCGTCATCACCACCACGCAACAGGGTGTGTTCGCCGGGCTGCCGGCGCAGTTCACGGTGAACCGCTACCACTCGCTGGCCATCGAGCGCACGAGCTGCCCGGAGGTGCTGGAGGTGACGGCCTGGACGGAGGACGGCGAGATCATGGGCGTGCGCCACAAGACGCTGCCCATCGAGGGCGTGCAGTTCCACCCCGAGAGCATCCTGACCGAGCATGGCCACGCCATGCTGAAGAACTTCCTGGATCAAAAATGA
- a CDS encoding HAMP domain-containing protein produces the protein MKLGNLKVGLRLGVAFGSILCITVAIVLYAQSRISALHQSAQQLATAEMEQQALVEEWATSIQLNWVRTEAALKAIDRGYVDQLEAAMATADKSAAQTQERIKALLAQAPQAQALLDAITKAGQAYQEQRDAVRHASSGGEPDIAGMVDRDLRPRADAYLQTLDRLRAHMGTQVQAAQADNAALARQSLWLLGLATLAALALGALVAWQTTRSVTLPLRQGIQAAESIAQGDLSMRIAAAQQRDEAGQLLQALAHMQTRLADTVAHVRQNAEGVATASSEIAQGNHDLSARTESQASALQQTAASMEQLGSTVRQNADNAQQANQLALNASNVATQGGEVVAQVVETMRGIHDASRRIADIIGVIDGIAFQTNILALNAAVEAARAGEQGRGFAVVAGEVRNLAQRSADAAKEIKGLIGASVERVEQGSQLVDKAGGTMEEVVTAIRRVTDIMGEISAASKEQASGVAQVGEAITQMDQTTQQNAALVEQSAAAAASLQTQAGELVNAVAVFTLDAQPTGGLQARGGMPAPAALPTANHLRLSSA, from the coding sequence ATGAAACTCGGCAACCTCAAAGTCGGCCTGCGCCTGGGCGTGGCGTTCGGCAGCATCCTGTGCATCACGGTGGCCATCGTGCTGTATGCGCAGTCGCGCATCAGCGCGCTGCACCAGTCGGCCCAGCAACTGGCCACCGCCGAGATGGAGCAGCAGGCCCTGGTGGAGGAATGGGCCACCAGCATCCAGCTCAACTGGGTGCGCACCGAGGCCGCGCTCAAGGCCATCGACCGCGGCTACGTCGACCAGCTCGAAGCAGCGATGGCCACCGCCGACAAGTCGGCGGCGCAGACGCAGGAGCGCATCAAGGCACTGCTCGCCCAGGCGCCCCAGGCCCAGGCACTGCTTGACGCAATCACCAAGGCCGGCCAGGCCTACCAGGAGCAGCGCGACGCGGTGCGGCACGCCTCCAGCGGCGGCGAGCCCGACATCGCCGGCATGGTGGACCGCGACCTGCGCCCGCGCGCCGACGCCTACCTGCAGACGCTGGACAGGCTGCGCGCGCACATGGGCACGCAGGTGCAGGCCGCCCAGGCCGACAACGCCGCGCTGGCCCGCCAGAGCCTGTGGCTGCTGGGCCTGGCCACGCTGGCGGCGCTGGCGCTGGGCGCGCTGGTGGCCTGGCAGACCACGCGCTCCGTCACGCTGCCGCTGCGCCAGGGCATCCAGGCGGCCGAGAGCATCGCCCAGGGCGACCTGAGCATGCGCATCGCCGCCGCCCAGCAGCGCGACGAGGCCGGCCAACTGCTGCAGGCCCTGGCGCACATGCAGACGCGCCTGGCCGACACCGTGGCCCACGTGCGCCAGAACGCCGAGGGCGTGGCCACCGCCAGCAGCGAGATTGCCCAGGGCAACCACGACCTGTCGGCACGCACCGAGAGCCAGGCCAGCGCGCTGCAGCAGACCGCCGCCTCCATGGAGCAGCTCGGCTCCACCGTGCGCCAGAACGCCGACAACGCCCAGCAGGCCAACCAGCTCGCGCTCAACGCCTCCAACGTGGCCACGCAAGGCGGCGAGGTGGTGGCCCAGGTGGTGGAAACGATGCGCGGCATCCACGACGCCAGCCGCCGCATCGCCGACATCATCGGCGTGATCGACGGCATCGCCTTCCAGACCAACATCCTGGCGCTCAATGCCGCCGTCGAGGCCGCCCGCGCGGGCGAGCAGGGCCGCGGCTTCGCCGTGGTGGCGGGCGAGGTGCGCAACCTGGCGCAGCGCAGCGCCGACGCGGCCAAGGAAATCAAGGGCCTGATCGGCGCCAGCGTGGAGCGCGTGGAGCAGGGCTCGCAGCTCGTGGACAAGGCCGGCGGCACCATGGAAGAGGTGGTGACGGCCATCCGCCGCGTGACCGACATCATGGGCGAGATCAGCGCCGCCAGCAAGGAACAGGCCAGCGGCGTGGCCCAGGTGGGCGAGGCCATTACCCAGATGGACCAGACCACGCAGCAGAACGCGGCCCTGGTGGAGCAAAGCGCCGCCGCCGCCGCCAGCCTGCAGACCCAGGCCGGGGAGCTGGTGAACGCCGTCGCCGTGTTCACGCTGGACGCGCAGCCCACCGGCGGCCTGCAGGCCCGTGGCGGCATGCCCGCCCCCGCGGCACTGCCCACGGCCAACCACCTGCGGCTGTCGTCGGCCTGA
- a CDS encoding chorismate mutase, with the protein MTRAIEHTQHCTTMEDVRRYIDALDDVLVPLLVTRGGYMTQAARLKQHDSQVRDEDRIEAIVARVRARAAQEGGQADVIEAIYRSMMEAYIAYEHREFARLRAPEGQP; encoded by the coding sequence ATGACCCGCGCCATTGAACACACGCAGCACTGCACCACCATGGAGGACGTGCGCCGCTACATTGATGCGCTGGACGACGTGCTCGTGCCCCTGCTGGTCACGCGCGGCGGCTACATGACCCAGGCCGCGCGCCTCAAGCAGCACGACAGCCAGGTGCGCGACGAGGACCGCATCGAGGCCATCGTGGCGCGCGTGCGCGCGCGCGCCGCCCAGGAAGGCGGCCAGGCCGACGTGATCGAGGCCATCTACCGCAGCATGATGGAGGCCTACATCGCCTACGAACACCGCGAGTTCGCGCGCCTGCGCGCGCCGGAGGGCCAGCCATGA
- a CDS encoding anthranilate synthase component I: protein MITELEFKSLAAQGYNRIPLMAEAFADLETPLSLYLKLAHSQGGGKHSFLLESVVGGERFGRYSFIGLPARTLLRASGFGAAAKTEVVTDGQVVETASGNPLDFIAEYQKRFKVALRPGLPRFCGGLAGYFGYDAVRYIEKKLEATCPPDALGCPDILLLQCEELAVIDNLSGKLYLIVYANPAEPEAYARGKKRLRELKEQLKYSVSAPVVKPSESHPAQRSFAKADYLAAVEQAKELIAAGDFMQVQVGQRIHKRYTESPLSLYRALRSLNPSPYMYYYHFGDFHVVGASPEILVRQEQTQEGTKVTIRPLAGTRPRGATPEKDKAAEVELVNDPKERAEHVMLIDLARNDIGRIAKTGSVKVTEAFVVERYSHVMHIVSNVEGILHDGMSSIDVLKATFPAGTLTGAPKVHAMELIDQLEPTKRGLYGGACGYLSYAGDMDVAIAIRTAIVKDGTLYVQAAAGVVADSVPELEWKETEHKARALLRAAELVEEGLE, encoded by the coding sequence GTGATCACCGAACTCGAATTCAAGAGCCTGGCGGCCCAAGGCTATAACCGCATTCCGCTCATGGCCGAGGCCTTTGCGGACCTCGAAACCCCCCTGTCCCTTTACCTCAAGCTGGCCCATTCGCAGGGCGGTGGCAAGCACAGCTTTCTGCTCGAGTCCGTGGTGGGCGGCGAGCGCTTCGGCCGCTACAGCTTCATCGGCCTGCCCGCGCGCACGCTGCTGCGCGCCAGCGGCTTCGGCGCTGCGGCCAAGACCGAAGTCGTCACCGACGGCCAAGTGGTGGAGACGGCCAGCGGCAACCCGCTGGACTTCATTGCCGAATACCAAAAGCGCTTCAAGGTGGCGCTGCGTCCCGGCCTGCCGCGCTTTTGCGGCGGCCTGGCGGGCTACTTCGGCTACGACGCGGTGCGCTACATCGAGAAAAAGCTCGAAGCCACCTGCCCGCCCGATGCCCTGGGCTGCCCCGACATCCTGCTGCTGCAGTGCGAGGAGCTGGCGGTCATCGACAACCTCTCGGGCAAGCTCTACCTGATCGTCTACGCCAACCCGGCCGAGCCCGAGGCCTACGCCCGGGGCAAGAAGCGCCTGCGCGAGCTCAAGGAGCAGCTCAAGTACTCGGTGAGCGCGCCCGTGGTCAAACCCAGCGAGAGCCACCCGGCGCAGCGCAGCTTTGCCAAGGCCGACTACCTGGCCGCCGTGGAACAAGCCAAGGAGCTGATCGCCGCCGGCGACTTCATGCAGGTGCAGGTGGGTCAGCGCATCCACAAGCGCTACACCGAGAGCCCGCTGTCGCTGTACCGCGCGCTGCGCTCGCTCAACCCGTCGCCGTACATGTACTACTACCACTTCGGCGATTTCCACGTGGTCGGGGCAAGCCCGGAAATCCTGGTGCGCCAGGAGCAGACGCAGGAGGGCACCAAGGTCACCATCCGCCCGCTGGCAGGCACACGCCCGCGCGGCGCCACGCCCGAGAAGGACAAGGCGGCGGAGGTGGAACTGGTGAACGACCCGAAGGAGCGCGCCGAGCACGTGATGCTGATCGACCTGGCGCGCAACGACATCGGGCGCATCGCCAAGACCGGCTCGGTGAAGGTGACCGAGGCCTTCGTGGTCGAGCGCTACAGCCACGTGATGCACATCGTCAGCAACGTCGAGGGCATCCTGCACGACGGCATGAGCAGCATTGACGTGCTCAAGGCCACCTTTCCGGCGGGCACGCTCACCGGGGCGCCCAAGGTGCACGCCATGGAGCTGATCGACCAGCTCGAACCGACCAAGCGCGGCCTGTACGGCGGCGCCTGCGGCTACCTGAGCTACGCGGGCGACATGGACGTGGCCATCGCCATCCGCACCGCCATCGTCAAGGACGGCACGCTGTACGTGCAGGCGGCCGCTGGCGTGGTGGCCGACTCCGTGCCCGAGCTGGAATGGAAGGAAACCGAACATAAGGCCCGCGCCCTGCTGCGCGCGGCGGAACTGGTAGAGGAAGGACTGGAATGA